The genomic window GAAGGGCAGGGTGTATTTGTCGATGAACTTAGCGTGGCGCTTGATGGAGTCGATACTGACGCCAAAAACCTGCGCTTTTTTGGAGATCTGCGACCAGCCGTCGCGCAGGCCGCATGCCTGCTTGGTGCAGCCAGGGGTGTCGTCCTTGGGGTAGAAGTACAGCACCACTGGGCGGCCGCGCAGCTGGCTGAGGGTGACCGTGTCGCCACTCTGATAGCTGCCTCCTACGACGGGGGCGGTGAAGTCGGGGGCGGGGGTGTGCAGGGCGGGCTTGCTCATGGGGGTGTGGTAGTGGGGTGGCCGTGATTACGATTGAAGTCGCT from Prosthecobacter vanneervenii includes these protein-coding regions:
- the bcp gene encoding thioredoxin-dependent thiol peroxidase translates to MSKPALHTPAPDFTAPVVGGSYQSGDTVTLSQLRGRPVVLYFYPKDDTPGCTKQACGLRDGWSQISKKAQVFGVSIDSIKRHAKFIDKYTLPFPLIADEDQRIVEAYGVWVEKSMYGKTYMGTERSTFVIDADGKIAAILEKVKPDEHLDLVLAALK